The sequence below is a genomic window from Humulus lupulus chromosome 3, drHumLupu1.1, whole genome shotgun sequence.
agtgctacagcgcccactagGGGGAGCTACAACGCTACTCAAGTGGAGTTTTGCTGACTTGAGCGCTGGGGGGCTACCCTGTTCCATCAAATTCccattttgggcatttttaagggtttttggctcggggtttcaatccttaaggctcgggatcgaatctactcaccgtttgggtacaattcggggttccaggagtgaggtttaggtcaagacccaaTTATTGttaatttcattaattggaggttgtatttggttatgaataggtgacagctaagggattaaagaatcggtcgttctcaagggtcgttcaattgtcatttctcgctcaaaccagaggtaagaaaactgcacccggtatgtgatgcatatgatgcacgagaaacatgcggttagggcatgccatgaatgttgaatatgagattgttcagagcttgagtctctgtgtttgtgcatgaacCTAATTAttctagcaattgttaagtaagcatgctgaatgccctacttttggatgtttcacatatgatatatgcctggtagcattgcttacttgtgcctggcactgactcactagtcagaatcggcaatagTGTCAAAtctgtctgtgaagctgtgacttactagtcaagtccatcaatggtactgagcactggCCATGTGTTACTGACCcaagagtcaggagcggcataagaaTCAGGAATGCAGAGctgatgaaagattagatctaattggcatctacattgaatgactcactatgagcattaatgccggaccgactctaagttcgatgaaaactaaaagtgcttatCTAGTCTATGagtagttactcagagccaaggccagaaggcccaagtgaccGTGTAGTCACATGGTtgagggtgcagatcccatgatAGTGACTTGTTTATCAGTCACTTATTATgttatgtttaagctagtgatgtgatcacttatttgtaaagggaacggaacccaccttagtgacttttacaactgttactcttctatttagggctataagcccagcatggttatcggaaccaccagtgttaaatcacttatctgattaggtttgacttgatagtcatccactcaagagggcaggatttcttatcctggataccccatcatcatctgaacttatttgcatgcgtgattaaggctgttatttctaggcatgcactttatgatttgatgacatgatattactaatcatgagcatattgagttttcttgttgggcttcggctcacgggtgttatgtggtgcaggtaaagacaaaagaaagctggaccatctttgagttggagagcttaagtgacgatgtgtatatatgtggctactcgaccgccacgaccgaaggttgaaagaggaactagggttaaaccctatttttgctgcttatgtcggctagttgtaaatattttgttgtaataaacctttaaaattatatttttgggatcccaatgtatacagtaaacgttctagtgaaacgttgcaccttaaccaaaattttcaacCCTAAGTCGCTAATCaaacttagttacacgattatggccaaatgactcgattagcgagtttagcactgtttaaaatgcacaccgtaacggtccctagagtttagggcgttacataagtAGTGTTAACAAAATTGAAATCTGcctaaacaacttaatcagtattccgcatttaattaagttgtttattttaaatcacttggtaatattaaaatatgaATTTTCAATTGGTATAAGagcgggtcactaaactcttagtgcaatcttgtattttttttcatttgttttgtaccttgtgaaatgtctttctttgcagaaggcaGTTCAATAAAGCGTCCTCCCCTGTTGAATGACTATAACTATCCTTATTAGAAAGTTAGAATGCAAGCTTTCATCAAATGATTAgatgaaaaggcatggagatcaATCTTAACAGGTTGGACACCACCCACTGAATTTGATGATCtcacaaaggtaaaatctgaaatcagctggactgatgctgaagataaatttTCTAGTTATAATAACAAAGTCttgcatgctatctttaatggtgttggtgaaggatatataaaattaatttattcatttgaGTCTGCCAAAGAGGCTTGGCAAATTCTTCAAATTCAATTTGAAGGAATtgctgatatggatattgtcacggatgtccttggaccccgctcgcattataagaaagggtttggggggttgcctaggttgaaggcaattggcgcaaagagggaagcatcttcgtcaacttctcaaatgtcccgGAAATtaccacctgaagtggacaccattttgcagcaaactcaggacattatgctagaaaatcataacctaaagaagtatacgactaaacttgagagtcgtcaacggcgtcaagatgtcctgctcagtgctttgttgaagcaggttggtgaattggctcctgattttactgtcgacttaccagaacaggatccggacgaggacgatgatgctgacgggggcggggatgatgaggtGGGCAGTACTCATTTCtagaacttttatttatttatttatagtttaatttattagacatttaatttactaaactacttttatattttcatgtttggtggagacaataaatattaatagttgtaatttttttatttatttataaaattttattttaattttatttctaattaaataatattactaaaaaattaaataattattaatatattaaaatcgaaatttattaattaatattaatatattgaaaataaaattagtaatataatcaaaaaaattatttaaaaattatttttaccggcgcaaaattacgtcggcaaaagtctcAATCCTCACTGCATATATACACCTTTCCTGGCGCAAAAACACGCCACTAAAAGAGTCATCTTTTGCCGGCACAtttttgcgccgctaaaagtgttttccacaacaacgtgacaaaaaaatttcccaacgcatccttatttttccccgcgtattttttcgtcgccaaaagataccattgccggcgcattacgttttgcgtcggcaaataggttttgccggcgcaaaagtAAGGTTTTTTATAGTGATGGGTCAAAtgagtttatttatttttctcattcttcatcaCGTTCAATGGTGTCTTATGTTGTTTAATTATTGAGTTTGGTTGGGTCATTGCTTTGTAATGGAGGCAAAACAAGCACTTCTTTTGTTAAGAAAGTTGAGAAAATAGTAGATATGCTTCTTGTGGATGTTTTCGTAGCTCCTACTAGCTAAAATGTTCCTCAATAGGTGTATAAAGCCTCACCGGTAGATGTATAAAcatgagtattttttttttaatgtaaatcattaaaatattttgttgttttttttccgtaaattttttgtttaaaatcaCCTTAAATTTTCTGGTTTGAAATCTTGTAATGAGTGGTATGTCATCTCTCTTCTGCTAAAGCCAGATGCTTTTCTCTTTTGCTTGGGTAACGATTATAGGTAAGATCGTTATTATGATGGTGCAGAAGATGTTTTATGAGATTATTAGAATAATGGGtagaaatttttttttggtgtttcaTTGTAAGAAAAATTTACTTAAAAGTGTACAGATGTCGAATTTCTTTGACTCTTACTTTGAAATCGTATGAAGAAGTTGTCAATTTTGGATATTATTGATATAGATGTCATAACCGGGtaaacaattcacataataagAATAGCAACACACAATccgtaaaattatatttttcaacttCAAATGCACTAAATTGCAAAATAACACCAAAGAACTacacaaaaaattatattagCAATTCAAAGACTTGCTCTATAGATAAAAACAACCCACTTTCATAATCATTGAAGGATCACAATGTACGATCATCCGTGGAGATTGTGGATTCATAAAAAGATGAGAATTACATGAAGAGGTGCCTGACAAAAATTAAAAACCAAATGAAGTAGTCACTAAGCACACAGATCTTCCCACTTATATTAGATCAATTTTTCCTTCAAACCTAGCAGTTTTTCTCCAAACCAGGTTCTCAAAATCTCCCAGCCGACCAACTCGACATATTCCAGATTTTACATATGATAAAAATATTTACGAGAAACTAAAACTAAACATGTGATTTTATCTAGACTATAATCAGAAGTAAGTTACTTTGTGACTTgtcatatatatttttgtatagtTTTGGTAggttctgatttttttttttataaaataagagTGGTTATGTTgctcaaattttaaaaaatataaaaggtGTTAAAATGAGTCACTACAAGAAACAAgctttttgccggcgcaactgGCGAATTGCGTCGGTTTGCGCCGGCACaagtgacttttgccggcgcaattcgaggttgcgccggcaaaagtgatcGCTTTAAAAAATGCAGTacctttgccggcgcaaccccgaattgcgccggcaaaagtaccataagatttttaaataaaacccacaaacttttaccggcgcatttcacctaacgcgccggtAAAAGTCAAacgtgttttttttaattttgcacGTTTTCAAGAAAGTAGGTGGGTATACTTTTGCtagcgcgtttcgttgcgccggcaaaagtaaaaAAATGCGCCGGTAAAAGAGGGGCATTAGTAAAACGACGTCGTTTTGTGGTAGGGTTTACTaaatacttttgccggcgcattttttTACTTTTGCCGGCATAACGAAACGCGCTGGCAAAAGTCATAACGATATTACACAGCCGCAAGCCTTCTTCTTCCCCATTTCAGTTCCATTTTTCAGAAAAAACAAaagtctctctctctcctctgtgttAATTTCTTCGACCctctttctctcatttttttttcagacactatcttcttcaACGGCTCCATCTCTCTCAAGAGtaagttgttttatttttttgtttgttttgcccCTAAATTTTCtactcatttcattttttttctctgttttaggACGCCGACCGGACCACACCACGCCACCACCGCGCCGACGGACTACTCCGCCACACCTTGCCAACCGGACCACCGCGCCACCACCGGACCACCACGCCGACCGGACCACAGGTATAccgatatatatatttatatatgttatatattatatatataaacggatatatattatatataatttgatatatatattatataatctgatatatattatatatttaaactaatatatattatatataaactaatatatatttaaaccgaaaaatgtatatggttatatttatatttatgttttttttctgttttgtatttttatttatttatttctgtttatatatgatttaattttgttttttgttttttttttatttttattttctgttttaaattttagaaaaagaggtacaagaaaaaaatcaaattttatgttgtgcatgatagtatagtaaaaatcattacattagatgatctaatataatctcataattagaaattaatttaattagtattcgattaatcttaagattatgatattagatttggtattataataagattaaattttagcaattaaaaatcaaattttaaaatattttagaaattttaagtaaatatacgtttatgttgtgcatgctctgggaatattctgtatattgatctagtaatattatgtatatttttgtgtgtagtttgcaggttttataaaattttgggatagtttaaaatatagctgttatgctgcccaaattttgttagtcttaggaaaattaacactaattacaaaaaatataaccattaacattaatttttattttaatgctttatatgtatttgtttatcttaataacaactatatttaagttacttttataatatatgttttttgtatttattaattttttttgtaaaatttaaaaaacagatttgaatatgtatttttttttattttaatgtgttacatgtatttgtttaattttgcttgttaatatttattatattgtattttgcgatatatgtattttagttaaagtatgaacttaaaaaaaccagattaataatgtatgtttatatttttaaattgttttatattaaatgtgatatttttgtaaatatgtatttaataattttttttgtattaataaaaaaattcgttttggtatatgtttttttgtagttaaatatttgtatatatgtaaattgatttatttgttaatgtatatatatgttttgtatgatctgggaatattttgggttttacaattgacttaccagaccaggatctggacgaggacgatgatgctgacgggggcggggatgatgaggcgggcagtactCGTTTGTagaagtttttatttatttatttaaagtttaatttatgagacatttattttactaaactacttttatattttcatgtttggtggagacaataattattaatagttgtaatttttttttatttataaaattttaattttaattttatttctaattaaataatattagtaaaaaattaaataattattaatatattaaaatcaaaaattattaattaatattaatatattgaaaataaaattagtaatttaatcaaaaatattatttaaaaaatacttttaccagCGTAAAATTACGTCGACAAAAGTTTCAATCCTCACTATATAAACacctttaccggcgcaaaaatgcgccactaaaagaGTCAACTTTTACCGGCGCATCCTTATTTTTCCCGGCGTATTTTTTTGTCGCCAAAAGATACTATTACCAGCGCATTACATTTACGTCGGCAAAAGTGAAATTAGCGACGGGGGTACGTCGCTGTCCTTTGCCGACGCAAAAccttacttttgccggcgcaaatttgcgccggcaaaagtctcgtTTCTTGTAGTGAGTGGAATTTCCATATCAGATCATATTGATGATTATGATGCTGAATCACATGACAGCTAAGGACAGAATTCATTGGCTCACCTTATTTGCAGGAATTTGCGAATTAAGATCCCTGTTAAATTAGTATGGTTTATATCGTTTCAAACCAATTTAATTGTTACACCTCATATTTACACTACAAAAAAcgggacttttgccggcgcaaatttgcgccggcaaaacccaggaagtttttgccgacgcaattttgcgccggcaaagaacGAAGACGTACCCCCGTCGCTAATTTCACATAAATGTAATGCGCCGGTAATGGTATCTTTTGGCGACGCAAAAATACGCCGGGAAAAATAAGAATGCGTCGGCAAAAATTTTTGTCACGTTGTTGTGGAAAACACATTTAGCAGCGCAAAAATGCGCCGTTAAAAGTTGACtcttttagtggcgcatttttgcgccgttAAAGGTGTATATATATAGTGAGGATTGAaacttttgccgacgtaattttgcgccggtaaaagtatattttaaataatatttttgattaaattactaattttattttcaatatattaatattaattaataattttttattttaatatattaataattatttaattttttagtaatattatttaattagaaataaaattaaaattaaaattttataaataaataaaaattacaactattaatatttattgtctccaccaaatatgaaaatataaaagtagtttagtaaaataaatgtctcataaattaaactttaaataaataaataaaaacttctATAAACGagtactgcccgcctcatcatccccgcccccgtcagcatcatcgtcATCGTCCAGatcctggtctggtaagtcaacTGTAAAATCAGGAGCCAATTCACCAActtgcttcaacaaagcactgagcagaaGATCTTGACGCCGTTGCTGACTCTCAAGTTTGGTATTATGTAtttttaggttctgattttctagcataatgtcctcaGTTCGCTGCAAAAGGCTGTCcatttcaggtggcaattgcccggacatttgagaagttaacaaaaaacatatattataaaagtaacttaaatatagttgttattaagataaaaaaatacatataaaacattaaaataaaaattaatgttaacggctatattttttgtaattaatgttaattttcctaagactaacaaaatttgggcagcataacagctatattttaaactatcccaaaattttataaaacatgcaaactacacacaaaaatatacataatattactagatcaatatacagaatattcccatagcatgcacaacataaacgtatatttacttaaaatttctaaaatattttaaaatttgatttttaattgctaaaatttaatcttattataataccaaatctaatctcataatcttaagattaatcgaatactaattaaattgatttctaattatgagattatattagatcatctaatgtaatgatttttactatactatcatgcacaacataaaatttaattttttcttgtacctctttttctaaaatttaagacagaaaataaaaaaaaacaaaaaaaaaaataaatcatatataaacagaaataaaaaatacaaaaatacaaaacaggaaaaaaaaaacataaatataaatataaccatatacatttttcgatttaaatatatatattagtttatatataatatatattagtttaaatatataatatatatcagtttatatataatataatatatatatcagtttatatataatatatatatgcgtttatatatataatatataacatatataaatatatatatataggtatacCTGTGGTCCGGTCGGCGTGGTGGTCCGGTGGTGGCGCGGTGGTCCGGTCGGCGTCctaaaacaaagaaataaaatgAAATGAGTAGAAAATTTAGgggcaaaacaaacaaaaaaataaaacaacttaCCCTTGAGAGAGATAGAGCCGTtgaagaagatagtgtctgaaaaaaaaaatgagagaaagagGGTCGGAGAGACTTTCGTTTTTTGTGAAAAATGGAACTGAAATGGGGAAGAAGAACAACTTACCCTTGAGAGAGATAGAGCCGTtgaagaagatagtgtctgaaaaaaaaatgagagaaagagGGTAGGAGAGACTTTCGTTTTTTGTGAAAAATGGAACTGAAATGGGGAAGAAGAAGGCTTGCGGCTGTGTAATATCGTTATGACTTTTGCCgacgcgtttcgttgcgccggcaaaagtatttAGTAAACCCTACCACAAAACGGCATCGTTTTACTAATGCcctcttttgccggcgcaacgaaacgcgccggcaaaagtatacCCACCTACTTTCTTGAAAACGTGCAAAATTCAAAAAACATGTTTGACTTTTGCTGGCGCGTTCagtgaaatgcgccggcaaaagtttgtgggttttatttaaaaatatgatgatattttgccggcgcaattcggggTTGCGTCGGCAAAGGTACTGCCTTTTTTTAAAGCGATCACTTTTTGTCGGCGCAAccccgaattgcgccggcaaaaatcacCTGTGCCGGcgcaattttgcgccggtaaaagtatttgtttttgccggcgcaattcgccAGTTGCGCCGATAAAAGTTGCTTTTGCTGGCGCAAttccgaattgcgccggcaaaaagcttgtttcttgtagtgttaatatttcatttataatAAAACGGATACTGTTCTTTCACAATAAGTTAGGTTTTAATACGAGGTGTCACAATTAAATTGGTTTGACACAGAATGAGACACACTAATTTGACATAAAATCTTGATTCAGAATTTGGTTACAATTGTCTTAGCTCTAAATAGTAAGTTCTTGTTGTATATATATACAGGTGCTTTGCACCTTTCCCTGAACCGTTGAGCATTACAGAAAAATAGAGAAGTTTTATTTacgttatattttatattttatcttGGTATCAGGGCCTTGACTCACGTCTATGGCTACTCCACCTAGCACCTCTGCAGCAGAGCCAATCTCAGATGAGCAATCTGTCACCACCTCCATGCCTATGTCAGTCCCTACTTCAACCAATATATTTCTTGTGATTGGTTTTGCTTGTTTGGCCACCAAATTTGTGGTAGCTAAAAGAATTtctaataaataaaaatcattctAAAGGAAAAAGTACACATAAATTCAAATGACAAAAAAAGATAAACTTCATTCTTAGAACAATAATCAAAGTTTACTTTCCATGCATGGTACACATTTTTAAAACAAGAAGCAATAATGCTTACATTGAAATTTCAATATTGAATAAACGTATATAGGCATGATAATATTATTGGAAAATATAATGGTGAAATGACAAGAGAGAGACATGTAAAGATAGTAATGCAAAAACAATCAACAACATCTTCTAGGAATGCAAAGGTGGCCAGTCATGTGCCAACTTTCACCTCCATCGGGATGTGCATAAGGGCATGTGGGCGCGTAGTCTTCCTTCAAAAGTAGATTCCATGATGCATTTGGGTCCTTAGTTGAGAACATTGTCCAACTAGCAGTAGAATTCTCATACCTACTATGTGTAACACGATTGAATTTCTTAACATTCTTGTTTTTGTTAATGTCATCTGGGTCAATATCCACagtgaatatatctccataaggCCTGACAGAGTGCAAGAAGAGAGGCAAAGAGATGGGATCAACAGACACTGCAGCAAGGTCAGCAGTCACAACAATGCTTTTTCCATCAGGACTGAAGAATGGATGGTTCACATGCCCTCCGAGATCATTTCCACTTCCTAACACTCTTATCACAACCGAAGGATCATTTGCCTTCACTATATACACAGCAAAGAATCCTGGGTCAAGATCATTATCAGTCGCTGGTGCACTTTCTGGCTTGTCTCGTGTTGAAGAGAAAACAATCCAATCACCCCTTGGAGACCATTGGCAATGTGTGTCAGTCCATGGCCCATTTGTTAGCCTTGTTATTGTGCCCTCTCCAAACTCACCAGATTGTGCATCTTCCATTATGTATAGATTCTTGTGTTTTTTTTCTCCCCCATCTCTTGCAGATCGAAATACTAATTTTGTTCCTGTTATAATTTTCAACCCATTAACAATATTAGCCAGAAATTATAATCTGTTATAATGTGTCTTTTCTCTTCAAAAAAGGatatatatgttaataatatataaatatattcctCTGCAAATTATTACATatgttaaatttaaaaattaatcttaattaaataaattgagGATATTTTTACTGATCGAAAAGGTCCAATTTTTAATTGATATATTATTTACACAATAAGGTACTAAGTTGGTTTTAAGACAAACAACTTGTTATACAATAGTATATTACTATACACATATACTTgacaatttttttcaaaataaattaaatggacAATAAAGGTTATTACCTTCTGGATTAGAGGATGGAAAAGCATTATTGCTAATACTAGTAAGTTGTTTACGATGTCGTTTACCACTTGAAACTTCAGGGATGGCACAAATGTCTAGTTTTTTGCTGACGTTGAAAGATGGTCCCATGCAGACATACAATACGTCTTTTTCAGGATCTTGGTTCCAAACTGGTCCAAAAATGCTATCTGGGCCTTTTGTCTACATAAACACATAActtgttatatgtatatatatcattcATGATAATATACTTATATGTTTTTATTGACACTACTATACTCTCACTCTTATTTTACCTCAAAAACAATTCGCAATCCTTGGCTGTCTGCTACCCACACAGCCTTGAATTCATTGTCCACGAATGCAAGCTTCGAGCCATCTTTTGAGAAGGTTGGAAACACTCCTGAGACTCTAAACAATCCTACATCTGGATGTGGAGAGTCAAGCTTGTGGAATTGTCTTTCAATATCATCACCACTCTGTCACATGTAAGTAAATAACGATGGTATAAGTAGGCTtttaataaatgattaaaaaaaacacaaatttcTTAAGTGATTAATAACGATTGTATAGGTAGGCTTTTAATAACGATTGCTGATTTTTGCCACCAAAAGATTACTGAGTGACTTAAGTTCAACTTTTTAAACTACCTACTGAATTTTACGGAAAAAAAAGCTTAGTGATTTAAGTACAACTTTTTGGACTACTTACTGATTAATTATAAGGTGAAACCTTTGCCTAAAATGaaatatatcatgcatgccatatatatttatacatatctaaATTTGCCATCAATACATGTTGTATTTATATGGCTTGGAAATGGTGAATATTTCAAAATTATTGTAAGCTACTAGCTAGAGTACCTTTAGAATGTCACTCTTGCAACGATGGTAACCAATGCGCTTCCCACCATCTATCACAAAAGGGTTAAAGTGATCGGCCTTGGGTCTTGTGTTTCGAGTGATTTCCATAGGTTGCATTTCTCCAGTTGAATCAAAAACTTCGATGTGTCTATA
It includes:
- the LOC133825769 gene encoding uncharacterized protein LOC133825769, which codes for MGDEKRGSIAFFATYRPPVALDIYSSSAPVVTPNHNELHMTDGVSYNYNAQVIPSAALKKILTRPKLASEGNASDVDSGRLSAMVFVSERNNLETLHIALRFNGDTPNVKVFSFADVFGTFDGIRMEDSGCVAGDYLVYVTTKDDPAERRRSWAAVYKTNLKTAKTERLTPKGEADLSPSVSPNGKMIAVASFQKKGGWDGEIEDLMTDIFVMNVDKPFGRKLVINNGGWPSWGSDNVIFFHRKVGELWGVFRADISKGSKSEASRVTPVGIDAITPAAINATTVAVATIRQKSKFSDVRVEAQYRHIEVFDSTGEMQPMEITRNTRPKADHFNPFVIDGGKRIGYHRCKSDILKSGDDIERQFHKLDSPHPDVGLFRVSGVFPTFSKDGSKLAFVDNEFKAVWVADSQGLRIVFETKGPDSIFGPVWNQDPEKDVLYVCMGPSFNVSKKLDICAIPEVSSGKRHRKQLTSISNNAFPSSNPEGTKLVFRSARDGGEKKHKNLYIMEDAQSGEFGEGTITRLTNGPWTDTHCQWSPRGDWIVFSSTRDKPESAPATDNDLDPGFFAVYIVKANDPSVVIRVLGSGNDLGGHVNHPFFSPDGKSIVVTADLAAVSVDPISLPLFLHSVRPYGDIFTVDIDPDDINKNKNVKKFNRVTHSRYENSTASWTMFSTKDPNASWNLLLKEDYAPTCPYAHPDGATTNLVAKQAKPITRNILVEVGTDIGMEVVTDCSSEIGSAAEVLGGVAIDTLSSSTALSLSRDADRTTAPPPDHHADRTTVDLPDQDLDDDDDADGGGDDEAGSTRL